One Bifidobacterium crudilactis genomic region harbors:
- the purM gene encoding phosphoribosylformylglycinamidine cyclo-ligase, translating to MPTAYENAGVSVEAGYEVVNRIQRHVARTARKGAGGIGGFGGLFDLSSLDYREPVLVSGTDGVGTKLLVAKAAGRHDTIGQDCVAMCVNDILAQGAEPLFFLDYIACGKNDPELLEQVVKGVTDGCVEAGAALVGGETAEMPDMYDADEYDLAGFTVGVVEKSKIIDGSAIREGDVLIGLPSSGVHSNGFSLVRKALFKDSDFTVDSKLPELEGLTLADELLKPTRIYAKALKPLFAADVLNGVAHITGGSFVEKVPRIIPDGLAAAFDIDSWDVPPIFRVLQEYGHVDALEMYNIFNMGIGMVLMVSPAKAAEVGRILDEANEPHYVVGRIVKDNGARVELRHGI from the coding sequence ATGCCAACAGCCTATGAGAACGCCGGTGTGAGCGTCGAAGCTGGCTATGAGGTCGTCAACCGAATCCAGCGTCATGTGGCGCGCACCGCCCGCAAGGGGGCCGGTGGCATCGGCGGTTTCGGCGGGCTGTTCGACCTGTCCTCGCTGGATTATCGGGAACCGGTGCTCGTCTCCGGAACGGACGGCGTAGGAACCAAACTGCTGGTGGCGAAGGCTGCCGGCCGTCATGACACCATCGGTCAGGATTGTGTGGCCATGTGCGTCAACGACATTCTGGCGCAAGGCGCAGAACCGCTGTTCTTCCTGGACTACATCGCCTGTGGCAAGAACGACCCCGAGCTGCTCGAACAGGTGGTGAAAGGCGTGACGGATGGATGTGTGGAGGCCGGTGCCGCACTGGTCGGCGGTGAGACCGCCGAAATGCCCGACATGTATGACGCGGACGAGTACGACCTGGCCGGTTTCACGGTCGGCGTGGTCGAAAAAAGCAAAATCATCGACGGCAGTGCGATACGCGAGGGCGACGTGCTTATCGGACTTCCCTCGTCCGGCGTGCATTCCAACGGCTTCTCCTTGGTGCGCAAGGCCCTGTTCAAGGACTCTGATTTCACCGTGGACAGCAAACTTCCGGAGCTTGAAGGTCTGACTCTTGCCGATGAGCTGCTCAAACCCACCAGAATCTATGCCAAAGCCCTCAAACCGCTGTTTGCGGCCGACGTGTTGAACGGCGTTGCGCATATCACCGGAGGCAGCTTCGTGGAGAAGGTGCCGAGAATCATTCCTGACGGCCTCGCCGCGGCTTTCGACATCGACAGCTGGGACGTTCCTCCTATTTTCCGTGTTTTGCAGGAATATGGTCATGTCGACGCCCTGGAGATGTATAACATTTTCAATATGGGCATCGGCATGGTGCTTATGGTCAGCCCCGCCAAGGCCGCTGAAGTCGGCAGGATTCTCGATGAAGCGAATGAACCGCACTATGTGGTCGGCAGGATCGTCAAAGACAACGGGGCACGCGTGGAACTGCGGCACGGCATCTGA
- the purF gene encoding amidophosphoribosyltransferase has protein sequence MPAELEGLHEECGVFGVWGHPDAARLTYFGLHALQHRGQEGAGIVSNNDGHLIGHRGLGLLTQVFSEEANITRLKGNTTIGHVRYATSGSGSIDNIQPFIFRFHDGDVALCHNGNLTNCESLKRELEEQGAIFHSNSDTEVLMHLIRRAPGDTFIEQLKHALNQVHGGFAYLLMTEHEIIGALDPNGFRPLSLGRMTNGAYILASETCALDIVGAQLVRNIRPGEIVIIDDSGYRIEQYTDDTQLAICSMEFVYFARPDSNIYGVNVHSARKRMGARLAKECPVDADMVIGVPNSSLSAASGYAEASGLPNEMGLIKNQYVARTFIQPTQELREQGVRMKLAAVRGVVSGKRVIVIDDSIVRGTTSKRIVRLLREAGATEVHMRIASPPLKYPCYYGIDIQKSSELIAAKKSVDEIREYIGADSLAFLTVDGMVESIGLNANAPYGGLCVAYFNGDYPTRLDDYEEDFLAALTPEDRVRVTRFAEDTSRYKDNEFINPPAAMNV, from the coding sequence ATGCCTGCTGAGCTAGAAGGCCTGCACGAGGAATGTGGCGTCTTCGGCGTCTGGGGTCATCCCGATGCCGCCCGTCTGACATACTTTGGCTTACACGCCCTGCAACATCGCGGCCAGGAAGGTGCGGGCATCGTTTCCAACAACGATGGCCATCTCATTGGGCACCGAGGTCTCGGATTACTCACCCAGGTATTTTCCGAGGAAGCCAACATCACCCGGCTCAAGGGAAACACCACCATCGGCCATGTGCGATACGCCACATCCGGTTCGGGCTCTATCGACAACATTCAACCCTTCATCTTCCGCTTTCACGACGGGGACGTGGCGCTCTGCCACAACGGCAATCTGACGAACTGCGAGTCGCTCAAACGCGAACTCGAAGAGCAGGGCGCGATATTCCATTCCAATTCCGACACCGAAGTGCTGATGCATCTCATTCGCCGCGCCCCCGGCGACACCTTCATCGAGCAGCTGAAGCACGCGCTGAATCAGGTTCACGGCGGATTCGCATACCTGCTGATGACCGAGCATGAGATTATCGGAGCCTTGGACCCCAACGGTTTCAGGCCACTGTCCCTCGGTCGCATGACCAACGGCGCGTACATTCTCGCTTCTGAGACCTGCGCCCTCGACATCGTCGGCGCTCAACTCGTCCGCAATATCCGTCCTGGCGAAATCGTCATCATCGACGACTCCGGATATCGCATCGAACAGTACACCGACGACACGCAGCTGGCGATTTGCTCGATGGAATTCGTCTACTTCGCTCGTCCCGATTCCAACATCTACGGCGTCAATGTGCATTCCGCCCGAAAGCGCATGGGGGCGAGACTGGCCAAGGAATGCCCCGTGGACGCGGATATGGTCATCGGGGTGCCGAACTCCTCCCTGTCGGCCGCCTCCGGTTATGCCGAAGCTTCAGGGCTCCCCAATGAAATGGGTCTGATTAAGAACCAGTATGTGGCCCGAACCTTCATCCAACCCACCCAGGAACTTCGCGAGCAGGGCGTCCGCATGAAACTCGCCGCCGTCAGGGGCGTGGTATCAGGAAAACGCGTCATCGTCATCGACGATTCCATCGTCCGCGGCACCACATCCAAGCGCATCGTCCGTCTGCTACGCGAGGCTGGCGCGACCGAGGTGCATATGCGCATCGCCTCGCCGCCGCTGAAATACCCCTGCTATTACGGCATCGACATCCAGAAGAGCTCGGAACTCATCGCCGCCAAAAAGTCGGTGGATGAGATTCGCGAATACATCGGCGCCGATTCTTTGGCTTTCCTCACCGTGGACGGCATGGTCGAATCCATCGGTCTGAACGCCAACGCACCTTACGGCGGATTGTGCGTCGCCTACTTCAACGGCGACTATCCCACTCGACTCGATGATTACGAAGAGGATTTCCTGGCTGCCTTGACCCCCGAGGACCGCGTGCGGGTCACCCGCTTCGCCGAAGACACCAGCAGATACAAGGACAATGAGTTCATCAATCCCCCGGCTGCGATGAACGTCTAA
- a CDS encoding phosphoribosylformylglycinamidine synthase, producing the protein MVFRVYVEKQSGFDVQAQQLNHELRTVLGLTGLTSLRLINRYDVEGIASALFEQSIPTVFSEPQSDTVSTELPDAGNALTFAVEYLPGQFDQRAESASECIQLMSQGERPTVRTATVYMVEGELSAQDIDAIKHYVINPVEAREASLADKDTLVMEMATPSAVEVIDGFNELDEQGLQAFIDERGLAMDLADIVFCQQYFQQERRDPTITEIKVIDTYWSDHCRHTTFGTQLDDVRIDDSVVQEAFERYLSLRHELGRDEKPLCMMDMATIGAKYLKSTGVLCNLDESEEINACTVRTTVDVDGEDQEWLFLFKNETHNHPTEIEPFGGAATCIGGAIRDPLSGRSYVYQAMRVTGAADPTTPLDQTLPGKLPQRKIVTTAAAGYSSYGNQIGLATGQVHEIYHPGYVAKRMEVGAVVGATPANHVRREEPAPGDSIILLGGRTGRDGIGGATGASKSQNAESLEDCGAEVQKGNAPVERKLQRLFRRGDACRLIKRCNDFGAGGVSVATGELADGLNINLDKVPRKYEGLDGTELAISESQERMAVALASEDVEEFMEYARQENLEASVVAVVTAEKRLRMTWKGDSIVDVSRAFLASNGAPKHIDVHVQAAGNYSRSWAGDTFAERMRSLVSDQNICSNKGLSERFDSTIGAATVLMPFGGNRQLTPSMAMVAKFPVDGETTTASAMAWGFNPYITERNQFTGAYLAVVESVSKLVAAGFRREDAYLSLQEYFEKLGEDPARWGKPVGAVLGALMAQLDLEVGAIGGKDSMSGSFENLDVPPTLISFAVAVGPMNRATSPEFKAAGNPVILIEPQYRADGLTPVKDSLISAISTVESLVADGSALSVSTPGYGCLAESVFTMTLGNRIGLRLDDDVDTNTLFEPRYGSFVVELAQNADIQAVADSATAATIRHIGDTDADYTLHTAVETLDLAALQEAWESGMEEVFPYRAAGEQVETISSQVTPFEHHPKRLARPHVVIPVFPGTNCEYDSARAFRRAGAEVQTVVINNLTPEAVSRSTGELAQAIRGSQIVMLPGGFSGGDEPDGSAKFITAFFRSPEVGDAVGDLLNNRDGLMLGICNGFQALIKLGLVPFGHIVPMADNYPTLTFNTIGRHQSRLVRTRVSSNLSPWMSRTSVGDVHTIAISHGEGRFVADDETVRSLVEGGQIATQYVDENGVPSMDLEVNPNGSVFAIEAITSPDGRVLGKMGHSERRGPGLYRNVPDAQAFQPIIEGGVEYFTR; encoded by the coding sequence GTGGTATTTCGCGTCTACGTTGAGAAGCAATCAGGATTCGATGTTCAGGCGCAGCAGCTGAACCATGAGCTGCGCACGGTGCTTGGCCTCACGGGGCTGACGTCACTGCGGCTCATTAATCGCTACGACGTGGAGGGTATCGCTTCCGCACTGTTCGAGCAGAGCATCCCCACGGTATTCAGTGAGCCGCAGAGCGACACAGTCAGCACCGAGCTGCCGGATGCCGGCAATGCCCTGACCTTCGCGGTGGAATATCTGCCAGGCCAGTTCGACCAACGCGCCGAGTCGGCCAGCGAGTGCATTCAGCTCATGAGCCAGGGCGAGCGCCCCACGGTGCGCACGGCCACCGTATACATGGTCGAAGGCGAACTGTCCGCGCAGGATATCGATGCCATCAAGCATTACGTCATCAATCCGGTCGAGGCGCGGGAAGCATCCTTGGCGGACAAGGACACTCTTGTCATGGAGATGGCCACGCCATCCGCGGTAGAGGTCATCGACGGTTTCAATGAGCTCGACGAGCAGGGTCTTCAAGCCTTCATCGACGAGCGGGGCCTGGCCATGGACCTTGCGGACATCGTCTTCTGTCAGCAGTATTTTCAGCAGGAACGACGTGACCCGACCATCACCGAAATCAAGGTCATCGACACTTACTGGTCCGATCATTGCCGTCACACCACCTTCGGCACGCAACTCGACGATGTGCGGATTGACGACTCCGTGGTGCAAGAAGCATTCGAGCGCTATCTCTCGCTTCGTCATGAACTCGGACGCGACGAGAAACCGCTGTGCATGATGGATATGGCCACCATCGGTGCCAAATATCTGAAGTCCACAGGCGTTCTGTGCAATCTCGACGAATCGGAGGAGATCAACGCCTGCACGGTCAGGACCACCGTCGATGTCGACGGCGAGGACCAGGAGTGGCTCTTCCTCTTCAAGAACGAGACGCACAATCATCCCACCGAGATCGAACCCTTCGGCGGCGCGGCGACCTGCATCGGCGGTGCCATCCGCGATCCTCTCTCGGGCCGCAGTTACGTCTATCAGGCGATGCGCGTCACAGGCGCCGCCGATCCCACGACCCCACTGGACCAGACCCTTCCCGGCAAACTCCCCCAGCGCAAGATAGTCACCACAGCAGCCGCCGGATACTCGTCCTACGGCAACCAGATCGGATTGGCAACGGGCCAGGTCCACGAAATCTATCACCCGGGCTACGTCGCCAAGCGCATGGAGGTCGGCGCGGTCGTCGGCGCAACGCCCGCGAATCATGTTCGACGCGAGGAACCCGCCCCGGGTGACAGCATTATTCTGCTCGGAGGACGCACCGGACGTGACGGCATCGGAGGCGCCACCGGAGCATCGAAATCACAGAACGCCGAAAGTCTTGAGGATTGCGGCGCGGAGGTGCAGAAGGGCAACGCTCCGGTCGAGCGCAAACTTCAACGGCTGTTCCGTCGCGGCGATGCCTGCCGTCTTATCAAACGTTGCAACGATTTCGGAGCTGGCGGCGTCTCCGTCGCCACCGGCGAGCTCGCGGACGGCCTCAACATCAATCTGGACAAGGTTCCCAGAAAGTATGAGGGTCTGGACGGCACGGAACTCGCCATCTCCGAAAGCCAGGAACGCATGGCCGTCGCCTTGGCATCCGAGGATGTCGAAGAATTCATGGAGTATGCCCGGCAGGAGAATCTCGAAGCATCGGTCGTAGCGGTCGTCACCGCCGAGAAACGTCTGCGCATGACATGGAAGGGCGACTCAATCGTCGATGTCAGCCGTGCCTTCCTCGCGTCAAACGGCGCTCCCAAACATATCGACGTCCATGTGCAGGCGGCCGGGAACTACAGCCGCAGCTGGGCGGGCGACACTTTCGCAGAGCGTATGCGTTCGCTGGTCAGCGACCAGAACATCTGCTCGAACAAGGGACTGTCCGAACGCTTCGACAGCACCATCGGCGCCGCAACCGTGCTGATGCCCTTCGGCGGCAATCGCCAGTTGACGCCGAGTATGGCGATGGTCGCGAAGTTCCCCGTGGACGGCGAAACCACCACGGCGAGCGCTATGGCTTGGGGCTTCAATCCATACATCACCGAACGCAATCAGTTCACCGGCGCATATCTGGCAGTGGTCGAGAGCGTGAGCAAACTCGTCGCGGCCGGTTTCCGACGCGAAGATGCCTACCTGTCCTTGCAGGAATACTTCGAGAAGCTGGGCGAAGACCCTGCTCGCTGGGGCAAGCCGGTAGGGGCCGTGCTGGGTGCGTTGATGGCACAGCTCGATCTGGAAGTCGGCGCCATCGGCGGCAAGGATTCCATGAGCGGCAGCTTCGAGAATCTGGACGTGCCTCCCACTCTTATCAGCTTCGCGGTTGCGGTCGGACCGATGAACAGGGCCACCTCACCCGAATTCAAGGCTGCCGGGAACCCGGTTATCCTGATTGAACCGCAATATCGGGCCGATGGTCTGACCCCTGTGAAGGACAGCCTCATTTCGGCGATTTCCACCGTCGAATCCCTGGTGGCCGACGGTAGTGCGCTCTCCGTCTCGACGCCGGGCTACGGATGCCTCGCGGAGTCGGTGTTCACGATGACCTTGGGCAACCGCATCGGTCTGAGGCTGGATGACGACGTGGATACGAACACGCTGTTCGAGCCAAGATACGGCAGTTTCGTCGTGGAGCTTGCCCAGAACGCCGATATCCAGGCTGTCGCCGACTCGGCCACGGCAGCGACCATTCGCCATATCGGTGACACCGACGCCGACTACACCTTGCACACCGCCGTGGAGACCCTGGACCTGGCAGCTCTGCAGGAGGCGTGGGAATCCGGCATGGAGGAGGTGTTCCCCTACCGTGCCGCAGGAGAACAGGTCGAGACGATTAGTTCTCAGGTCACACCCTTCGAACATCACCCGAAGCGACTGGCCAGACCGCACGTGGTGATTCCCGTCTTCCCCGGCACCAACTGCGAGTACGACTCGGCGCGCGCCTTCCGACGTGCGGGCGCAGAAGTGCAAACGGTGGTCATCAACAATCTCACTCCCGAAGCGGTTTCCCGAAGCACCGGCGAATTGGCGCAGGCCATTCGAGGCAGCCAGATAGTCATGCTCCCCGGTGGATTCTCCGGAGGCGACGAGCCTGACGGTTCGGCCAAATTCATCACGGCCTTCTTCCGCTCACCCGAGGTCGGCGATGCGGTGGGCGACCTGCTCAACAACCGTGATGGCCTGATGCTTGGCATCTGCAACGGCTTCCAGGCCCTCATAAAGCTCGGCTTGGTACCGTTCGGCCATATCGTTCCCATGGCGGACAACTACCCCACCCTGACCTTCAACACCATCGGGCGTCACCAGAGCCGCCTGGTGCGCACCCGGGTCTCGTCCAATCTCTCCCCCTGGATGAGCCGGACCTCGGTCGGGGATGTTCATACCATCGCCATCAGCCACGGCGAGGGTCGCTTCGTAGCCGATGATGAGACCGTACGCAGTCTCGTCGAAGGCGGGCAGATCGCCACCCAGTACGTTGACGAGAACGGCGTGCCCTCGATGGACCTTGAGGTGAATCCCAACGGGTCCGTATTCGCCATCGAAGCCATCACCAGCCCCGATGGCCGAGTGCTCGGCAAGATGGGGCATAGCGAACGCCGTGGCCCCGGACTGTACCGTAACGTTCCCGATGCGCAGGCATTCCAACCTATCATCGAGGGCGGTGTCGAGTACTTCACCCGTTAA
- the purC gene encoding phosphoribosylaminoimidazolesuccinocarboxamide synthase: MEKLDLLYQGKAKKLYATEDPDILWVEYMNQATAGNGAKKEQIEGKGHLNNEITSLMFRLLAKRGISSHFVKQLSETEQLVRKMTMFPLEIVMRNVAAGSFAKRYGIVEGTVLSQPVLEFFYKSDPLNDPFINDDDILALNLATREELENISAKAREINQALLAIFSSIDVKLVDFKIEMGTTSDGMIRLADEITPDTCRLWDEQGQSENSSAIEHLDKDLFRRDLGSIIPAYEEILTRLRTLEGDSCCGGKGNGNCHCKH, from the coding sequence ATGGAGAAGTTGGATCTGCTCTACCAAGGCAAGGCAAAAAAACTCTACGCGACCGAAGACCCCGATATTCTCTGGGTCGAATACATGAACCAGGCTACGGCCGGTAACGGCGCCAAGAAAGAGCAGATTGAAGGCAAGGGGCATCTCAACAACGAGATCACTTCCCTGATGTTCCGCCTGCTGGCGAAACGCGGTATTTCCAGCCATTTCGTCAAGCAGCTTTCCGAAACCGAGCAGCTGGTACGCAAGATGACGATGTTCCCCTTGGAAATCGTGATGCGCAACGTCGCCGCAGGCTCCTTCGCAAAGCGTTACGGCATCGTGGAAGGCACGGTGCTGAGCCAGCCCGTGCTGGAGTTCTTCTATAAAAGCGACCCTCTGAACGACCCCTTCATCAACGATGACGACATCCTGGCGCTGAATCTTGCCACCCGGGAGGAACTCGAAAACATTTCCGCGAAGGCCCGCGAAATCAACCAGGCCCTGCTTGCCATCTTCTCCTCCATCGACGTGAAGCTCGTTGATTTCAAAATCGAGATGGGCACCACCTCCGATGGCATGATTCGCCTTGCCGACGAGATCACCCCCGACACCTGCCGTCTATGGGACGAGCAGGGTCAGTCCGAGAACTCCTCCGCCATCGAGCATCTCGACAAGGACCTCTTCCGTCGCGACCTGGGCAGCATCATCCCCGCCTATGAGGAGATCCTAACCCGTCTGCGCACCTTGGAGGGCGACTCCTGCTGCGGAGGCAAAGGAAACGGCAACTGCCACTGCAAGCATTAG
- the purT gene encoding formate-dependent phosphoribosylglycinamide formyltransferase: MSDAISHQADSPTSKNLFKNRLKNRLYGNPLTRENTRALLLGSGELGREVALELMRLGVWVCAADSYAGAPASQFAHESRVLDMADPSALRALIAEVKPDIIIPEVEAIATAELSTAAQSGIQVTPSSDIAAICMDRERLRVLAHETLGLPTTPYRFADSLDELRAGARQVGYPCVVKPVMSSSGHGQSVVRDAKDIADAWVEAQTGRRAAGDGAISRVIVEALVPLDYELTVLTVSSSSGIVTCSPIGQRQESGDYRESWQPAAMPDGILHDAGTLAKQAVQGLVDEARSKGETGWGVFGVELFVLTDGTLLFNEVSPRPHDTGMVTLISQRLSEFALHARAILGIPISETDVRVNLPEGCTAASRAIVVTGQGQAVFSNLPDALSIEGSDLRIFNKPEVHGHRRMAVALTIGKDESEARAKSARMLEALSISTTGESASDAR; the protein is encoded by the coding sequence ATGAGCGATGCAATCTCACATCAGGCAGATTCCCCCACTTCCAAGAACCTTTTCAAGAACCGCCTCAAGAACCGTCTATACGGCAATCCCCTTACACGCGAAAACACCCGTGCCCTGCTGCTCGGTTCAGGCGAGTTGGGCCGTGAAGTCGCCCTTGAACTCATGCGACTTGGTGTATGGGTATGCGCGGCGGACAGCTATGCCGGAGCTCCGGCCTCCCAGTTCGCCCATGAGAGCAGAGTGCTCGATATGGCCGACCCTTCGGCTCTCCGAGCGTTGATCGCTGAGGTCAAGCCCGACATCATTATTCCGGAAGTCGAGGCAATCGCCACTGCCGAGCTGTCCACTGCGGCTCAGTCCGGCATACAGGTCACTCCGAGTTCGGATATCGCGGCCATCTGCATGGACCGTGAACGTCTGCGAGTGCTGGCGCACGAGACTCTGGGACTGCCGACAACCCCGTATCGCTTTGCCGATTCCTTGGATGAGTTGCGTGCGGGTGCACGGCAGGTCGGTTATCCCTGTGTGGTCAAACCGGTGATGAGTTCGTCCGGGCACGGGCAGTCGGTGGTCCGAGACGCGAAAGATATTGCGGACGCCTGGGTCGAAGCGCAGACGGGCCGCCGGGCAGCCGGCGACGGAGCTATCTCTCGGGTCATCGTGGAAGCCTTGGTTCCCCTGGACTATGAGCTCACCGTGCTGACCGTCAGTTCAAGCTCCGGCATCGTTACCTGCTCACCCATCGGACAGCGTCAGGAGAGCGGAGATTACCGCGAATCGTGGCAACCGGCGGCGATGCCTGATGGAATCCTGCATGATGCCGGCACTCTCGCCAAACAGGCCGTTCAGGGTCTGGTCGATGAAGCCCGCAGCAAGGGTGAGACGGGTTGGGGCGTGTTCGGCGTTGAACTCTTCGTCCTCACGGACGGCACGCTGCTGTTCAATGAGGTGTCGCCACGCCCCCATGACACGGGTATGGTCACGCTGATATCGCAGAGACTGAGCGAATTCGCCCTGCACGCCAGAGCGATTCTGGGCATTCCCATCTCCGAGACGGATGTGCGGGTGAACCTACCCGAGGGCTGCACGGCAGCCAGCAGGGCCATTGTGGTCACAGGCCAGGGTCAGGCGGTGTTCTCGAATCTTCCTGACGCTCTGAGCATCGAGGGCAGCGACCTGCGTATTTTCAACAAACCTGAAGTTCACGGCCATCGCCGCATGGCGGTTGCGCTCACCATCGGCAAGGACGAGTCGGAAGCCAGGGCGAAAAGCGCCCGAATGCTCGAAGCTCTGAGCATCAGCACGACAGGAGAAAGCGCCTCGGACGCACGGTGA
- a CDS encoding pyridoxal phosphate-dependent aminotransferase, translating into MKEAVMDMTRMLADRATSIPDNPFASADSRVAQAMAQGADVIDLSKGNPDGEPPEFMIEAAVAASHDPTDFRYAPFDGKSAYLQAAAHWYLQEHDVSLDPVTQLLAVSGASVGIGLTIQTLVNPGDLVVVPGPYYPQYEGSTAVAQGRLHALPTDEEHGFLPDLSAVPESVWREAKLLILNYPNNPTGAAATPEFFAQAVALAKRYQFVIMHDFAYAGIGFDEHPPISLLSTPGAVDVAVELCSLSKMYMIAGWRGGFVSGNPELMHALKMVHRQTSLLMGTTVQDAGAAGLNSDQATVRVLAERYKKRFRTLQQGLAQAGLKVCDSHGGLFAWMKVPDGVSDAEFSKWMLAEAGVAVIAGSDFGPTGAGYVRLSLLKPESDLAEAAKRIADARK; encoded by the coding sequence GTGAAAGAAGCAGTAATGGATATGACGCGTATGCTCGCGGACCGCGCAACCTCGATTCCCGATAATCCCTTCGCATCAGCCGACAGTCGGGTGGCACAGGCGATGGCGCAAGGTGCCGACGTGATTGACCTGAGCAAAGGGAATCCTGATGGCGAGCCGCCGGAATTCATGATAGAGGCCGCAGTCGCCGCATCGCACGATCCCACGGATTTCCGATATGCGCCTTTCGACGGCAAGTCCGCCTATCTTCAGGCCGCCGCACATTGGTATTTGCAGGAGCATGACGTTTCCCTCGACCCGGTCACACAGCTTTTGGCGGTCAGCGGCGCTTCGGTCGGCATTGGTCTGACCATCCAGACACTCGTGAATCCGGGGGATTTGGTCGTGGTTCCGGGGCCGTATTACCCGCAATACGAAGGTTCCACGGCTGTCGCTCAAGGACGGCTGCACGCGTTGCCCACCGACGAGGAACATGGTTTTCTGCCGGACCTGTCGGCTGTGCCCGAATCCGTGTGGCGCGAGGCGAAACTGTTGATTCTCAACTATCCGAACAATCCCACCGGTGCCGCGGCGACGCCGGAGTTCTTCGCTCAGGCGGTGGCGCTCGCGAAACGGTACCAGTTCGTAATTATGCATGATTTCGCATACGCGGGCATAGGGTTCGATGAACATCCGCCAATCAGCCTGCTCAGTACACCCGGTGCCGTGGATGTAGCGGTCGAGTTGTGTTCACTGTCGAAGATGTACATGATTGCCGGTTGGAGGGGCGGATTCGTCTCGGGCAATCCCGAACTGATGCACGCCTTGAAGATGGTGCATCGTCAGACCAGTCTGCTGATGGGCACCACGGTTCAGGATGCAGGCGCCGCAGGGCTCAACAGCGACCAGGCCACGGTGCGTGTGCTGGCCGAGCGGTACAAGAAGCGCTTCCGGACCTTGCAGCAGGGGCTTGCCCAGGCGGGGCTGAAGGTCTGCGATTCCCACGGCGGTCTCTTCGCATGGATGAAGGTACCTGATGGTGTCTCGGATGCAGAGTTCTCCAAGTGGATGCTTGCGGAAGCCGGTGTCGCCGTCATCGCAGGCTCGGATTTCGGTCCGACCGGCGCAGGATATGTCCGTTTGAGCTTGCTGAAGCCTGAATCCGACCTTGCCGAGGCCGCGAAACGCATCGCTGACGCCCGGAAATGA
- a CDS encoding threonine aldolase family protein, producing MLHFENDYSEGAHPQVLQRLIDTNDLQLPGYGSDSITEQAKNRIAQACGTPDADVYLLVGGTQTNMVVIASMLKQVEGVVAADTGHISMHEAGAIEASGHKVLAIPGNSGKMEASTLEHYLDAFFEDPNHEHMVFPGMVYISFPTEYGTLYTKDELSAISSICRRHGIPLFIDGARLGYGLACPDNDVTLHDIATYADVFYIGGTKIGALCGEAVVFPKGDAPMHMLTMIKQRGALLAKGRVLGAQFDALFTDDLYLRISRNAIDTAAVLRGALQERGYRFFIESPSNQIFVILDDTKLAELSQKVIFSVWERFDATHTVIRLATSWATKKSDVESLIRLL from the coding sequence ATGCTGCATTTTGAAAACGACTATTCCGAGGGAGCGCATCCCCAGGTCCTCCAACGCCTTATCGATACCAATGACCTTCAGCTCCCCGGCTATGGCAGTGACAGCATCACCGAGCAGGCCAAGAACCGTATAGCGCAGGCGTGCGGAACACCGGATGCCGATGTCTATCTGCTTGTAGGTGGCACCCAGACGAATATGGTCGTCATCGCTTCCATGCTCAAGCAAGTCGAAGGCGTTGTGGCGGCCGACACAGGGCACATCAGCATGCACGAAGCCGGTGCCATCGAAGCCTCCGGACATAAGGTGCTGGCGATACCCGGCAACAGCGGCAAGATGGAAGCATCCACCCTTGAGCACTATCTTGACGCCTTCTTCGAGGACCCCAACCATGAGCATATGGTGTTCCCGGGAATGGTCTACATCTCCTTCCCCACCGAATACGGCACGCTGTACACGAAGGATGAGCTCTCCGCCATCTCCTCAATCTGCAGACGGCACGGTATCCCGCTGTTCATAGACGGCGCCCGTCTGGGCTATGGTCTCGCCTGCCCTGATAACGACGTGACGCTGCATGACATCGCCACCTACGCCGATGTGTTCTATATCGGCGGAACCAAAATCGGCGCACTGTGCGGAGAGGCGGTCGTATTCCCCAAGGGCGATGCGCCCATGCATATGCTGACGATGATAAAGCAGCGCGGTGCCCTGCTCGCCAAAGGCAGGGTGTTGGGCGCGCAATTCGATGCCCTGTTTACCGATGACCTGTATCTGCGTATCAGCAGGAATGCCATCGACACAGCCGCCGTATTGCGCGGCGCCCTTCAAGAACGCGGCTATCGCTTCTTCATCGAGTCTCCAAGCAACCAGATTTTCGTGATTCTCGACGATACGAAGCTTGCCGAGCTGTCGCAGAAGGTCATATTCAGTGTCTGGGAGCGTTTCGACGCCACACACACCGTCATCCGCCTCGCCACGAGCTGGGCGACCAAAAAATCGGACGTCGAATCACTCATCAGGCTGCTCTAA